The following coding sequences lie in one Enterococcus sp. 9E7_DIV0242 genomic window:
- a CDS encoding AAA family ATPase encodes MKPLTLTLKNFGPYINETVDFTNFEESSLFLISGKTGAGKTTIFDGMSYALFGESSGKLRQGKELRSTFADPSEPTEVQLLFSHGEFLYEITRKPEQELFKKRGDGTRTQPAKISLIIKNPEGKEMKEYSKRREVDSFIQELLHLDAEQFSQIVLLPQGEFRTFLIANSGEKEKVLRRLFSTQMYQALGEELKQQSKKKNQEIEQIRQKIELKMEQVYWEQEPQDELTEKRLQLLAQQQIESEEGQKQLKEHIERLKTELKAFEKKKATIEEQHVLSKQYHALLEEHETLLLKQDEINRAKQKEQELTWVKTQENSLESIGENEQELRKQRARLNTVMVEKAAVHTKVKEYQQQANALVDRKEEMNEKYVQLTELRMKLPLYEEKEQLEKDLQSEELGLASERLRVEQQKNDALIEQQQVLTQALAELPKLEKQQLILEQRQKDWQKIAEDWQELLAERALFSRYQKELAALQQQRLVVDEEKLSVEKLQKRAQSVWAKLQISRLSLLLEEGEPCPVCGALEHPKKLAHQEVSIDAIQEAEQRLNGMDAQLKLVEEKAISIVKDIEALKEQSRHLSDGLETKQAKLLQVIEESDPEQAVSSDIVEEQWLEEEIRLLQTTVRENDEALQKLNERKLEEQSLKEQLEQQAQQLSEWKTKYEAQAAKQQASQVKLETIQQQLDQEITYSEALEKLQQLESERVEWQQEKEAVENNLLEYKEQEQKLTQETHYLEQEIQRIEQFLETSKEKIRHSLKEHNLSYRLDEIDSLLEQLTELDSLRIKIAAFEEQIKEVTFRTQATKEKMSTTVLPDLTEIEQQLEVKQQEISEQEDSYYHNREKYAANAAIFKEITAAIQAVDQKWEEVASLQQLAETINGDNLKKTSLERYVLQTYLREVLKTANARMASLTNSRYQFELNSEKNSYKNQTGLEINIYDDNAGASRSARTLSGGESFIAALALALSLAEVIQEQAGGVLIEALFIDEGFGSLDEEALEMAIEALETIENEGRMIGIISHVAELKSRISQQLQIKTNGAGQSSVSYQVM; translated from the coding sequence TTGAAGCCTTTGACATTGACATTGAAAAATTTTGGACCATATATCAACGAAACGGTCGATTTCACAAATTTTGAAGAGTCTTCACTATTCTTGATCAGTGGAAAAACCGGAGCCGGGAAAACCACAATATTTGATGGTATGAGCTATGCCCTCTTTGGAGAAAGCTCTGGGAAGCTTCGACAAGGAAAAGAACTGCGGTCAACATTCGCTGATCCTTCGGAGCCGACAGAAGTGCAATTACTTTTTTCACATGGAGAATTCCTCTATGAGATCACAAGAAAGCCGGAGCAAGAGCTGTTCAAGAAACGAGGAGATGGCACACGTACACAGCCAGCAAAAATATCATTGATCATTAAAAATCCGGAAGGCAAGGAAATGAAGGAGTACTCAAAACGGCGAGAGGTAGATAGCTTTATTCAAGAACTGCTGCATCTGGATGCAGAGCAGTTTTCTCAAATTGTTTTGTTGCCTCAAGGAGAGTTTCGAACATTTTTGATTGCAAATAGTGGTGAGAAGGAAAAAGTGTTGAGGCGACTATTTAGTACGCAAATGTATCAAGCTTTGGGAGAAGAGTTGAAGCAGCAGTCGAAAAAGAAGAATCAAGAAATCGAGCAAATTCGCCAAAAAATAGAGCTGAAAATGGAGCAAGTCTATTGGGAACAAGAGCCTCAGGATGAACTGACAGAAAAGAGGTTGCAGCTATTAGCTCAACAACAAATAGAATCAGAAGAAGGTCAAAAACAGCTAAAAGAACACATTGAACGGTTGAAAACGGAGCTAAAGGCTTTTGAGAAGAAGAAAGCAACAATCGAAGAACAGCATGTTTTGAGTAAGCAATACCACGCTCTACTTGAAGAGCATGAGACTTTGCTTCTCAAGCAAGATGAAATAAATAGAGCGAAACAGAAAGAACAAGAGCTCACATGGGTAAAGACACAAGAAAATTCACTTGAGTCAATTGGTGAAAACGAACAAGAACTACGTAAGCAGAGGGCTCGACTAAATACTGTCATGGTAGAAAAAGCGGCTGTTCATACAAAAGTGAAAGAATACCAGCAACAGGCAAACGCATTAGTTGACCGCAAAGAGGAAATGAATGAAAAATACGTTCAGCTGACTGAACTGAGAATGAAGCTACCTTTATACGAGGAAAAAGAGCAGCTTGAAAAAGACTTACAGTCAGAGGAACTAGGGCTTGCAAGTGAGCGGCTACGTGTGGAACAACAAAAAAATGATGCATTGATTGAACAACAACAGGTGTTGACACAAGCGCTTGCTGAGCTGCCAAAATTGGAGAAGCAACAGCTGATACTAGAGCAAAGACAAAAGGATTGGCAGAAAATTGCTGAAGATTGGCAAGAGCTTTTAGCGGAGCGTGCGCTTTTTTCTCGTTATCAGAAAGAATTAGCTGCTCTACAACAACAGCGTTTAGTGGTGGATGAAGAAAAGCTTAGCGTTGAGAAATTGCAGAAGCGTGCGCAGTCAGTTTGGGCTAAGCTGCAAATCAGTCGATTGAGCTTGCTACTTGAAGAGGGAGAACCATGTCCGGTTTGTGGCGCTTTAGAGCATCCCAAAAAGCTGGCGCATCAAGAGGTTTCGATTGATGCGATTCAAGAGGCGGAACAGCGCTTGAATGGGATGGATGCCCAACTCAAACTTGTAGAAGAAAAAGCAATCAGCATAGTGAAGGATATTGAAGCCTTGAAAGAGCAGAGCAGACATTTGAGTGACGGACTGGAAACGAAGCAAGCAAAGCTTTTGCAGGTGATTGAGGAGTCAGATCCGGAACAAGCTGTATCTTCTGATATTGTAGAGGAGCAATGGCTCGAAGAAGAAATTCGGCTGTTGCAAACTACCGTGAGAGAAAATGACGAGGCGCTGCAAAAGCTGAATGAGAGAAAGCTAGAGGAACAAAGCTTGAAGGAACAGCTTGAGCAGCAAGCACAACAGCTTTCTGAATGGAAGACCAAGTATGAAGCGCAAGCTGCAAAGCAACAGGCAAGCCAAGTAAAGCTGGAAACGATACAGCAGCAGCTGGATCAAGAAATTACTTATTCAGAAGCATTGGAAAAACTGCAACAGCTTGAATCGGAGCGGGTAGAATGGCAGCAAGAGAAAGAGGCAGTTGAAAATAATTTACTGGAATATAAAGAGCAGGAGCAGAAGCTGACACAAGAAACCCATTATCTCGAGCAAGAAATTCAGCGAATCGAGCAGTTTCTTGAGACAAGCAAAGAGAAGATTCGTCACTCATTGAAAGAACATAACCTTTCTTATAGATTAGACGAAATCGATAGCTTGTTAGAGCAGTTGACGGAGCTAGATAGTCTGCGGATAAAGATTGCGGCGTTTGAAGAACAGATTAAGGAAGTAACTTTTCGAACTCAAGCAACCAAGGAGAAAATGAGTACTACAGTCTTGCCGGATTTGACTGAGATCGAGCAACAGCTAGAAGTGAAGCAGCAGGAAATTTCTGAACAAGAAGACTCTTATTATCATAATAGAGAGAAGTATGCCGCAAATGCCGCTATTTTCAAGGAAATCACAGCTGCGATTCAGGCTGTAGACCAAAAATGGGAAGAGGTCGCTTCCTTGCAACAACTTGCTGAGACGATTAACGGAGACAACTTGAAAAAAACAAGTCTGGAAAGATATGTTCTGCAAACTTATTTACGGGAAGTCTTGAAAACTGCGAATGCACGAATGGCTTCATTGACAAATAGTCGGTACCAATTTGAGTTGAATAGTGAGAAAAACAGTTATAAAAATCAAACAGGATTGGAAATCAACATTTACGATGACAATGCAGGCGCTAGTCGTAGTGCTAGGACATTATCAGGTGGCGAAAGCTTTATCGCAGCGTTAGCATTGGCTCTTTCTTTAGCGGAAGTCATACAGGAACAGGCTGGCGGAGTGTTGATCGAAGCCTTGTTTATTGATGAAGGATTTGGTTCCTTAGATGAGGAAGCGTTGGAAATGGCGATCGAGGCACTAGAAACAATTGAAAATGAAGGAAGAATGATAGGAATTATCAGCCACGTTGCGGAGCTGAAAAGCAGAATTTCCCAACAGCTGCAGATCAAAACAAATGGTGCTGGACAAAGCAGTGTTTCCTATCAAGTGATGTAG
- a CDS encoding exonuclease SbcCD subunit D codes for MRFLHTADWHIGKKLHGYSLLEDQLHVFDQMIQLAKQEKVDGIIIAGDLYDRSVPSVDAVERFNQMIIKLNLEEKFPVFAISGNHDSAIRLETGGPWFRQSEFHLHTRLEQAFHPVEFGEVQLFLLPYFEPSDARIYFDNKEEIRTIEQAMTVVIEEIKKQFKPEMAHVLVSHFFAAGSAKSDSETKLTVGGLDTVPLDLLEDFDYVALGHLHNKDALISDSIRYSGSPLKFSLSERKQEKGVWIVDVEEKKVDLSFHPLLPKREIKELQGTFKELTQQEFYESLDRKDFMFIQLTDRAVIPNMMYQLRKIYPNILGVERVYGRENDQKILAKEISVKQLSPLELSKQFFEEMTEEELTNQQEQWLNESLDAIQQKERGK; via the coding sequence CGTGTTCGATCAAATGATCCAACTGGCAAAGCAGGAAAAGGTAGACGGTATTATCATTGCCGGAGACCTATATGATCGTTCGGTGCCTTCTGTTGATGCAGTTGAGCGATTCAATCAAATGATCATCAAACTTAATCTTGAAGAAAAATTTCCTGTTTTTGCGATTTCCGGGAATCACGACAGCGCCATCCGTCTGGAAACCGGAGGACCATGGTTCAGGCAATCTGAGTTCCATCTACATACCCGATTAGAGCAGGCGTTCCACCCCGTTGAGTTTGGGGAGGTCCAGTTGTTCTTACTGCCCTATTTTGAACCAAGTGATGCGCGAATTTATTTTGATAATAAAGAAGAAATTCGAACGATCGAGCAAGCGATGACAGTCGTGATAGAAGAAATCAAGAAGCAATTCAAACCAGAAATGGCTCATGTTCTAGTCAGCCATTTTTTTGCGGCCGGGAGTGCGAAATCAGATTCAGAAACAAAGTTGACGGTTGGCGGACTGGATACGGTTCCTCTTGACCTTCTGGAAGACTTTGATTATGTTGCTCTTGGACACTTACATAATAAGGATGCGTTGATTTCCGACAGTATTCGTTACAGCGGTTCGCCGCTGAAGTTTTCTCTTTCAGAAAGAAAACAGGAAAAAGGTGTTTGGATTGTTGATGTTGAGGAGAAAAAAGTTGATTTGTCCTTCCATCCACTGCTTCCAAAAAGAGAAATAAAAGAGCTGCAGGGGACCTTTAAAGAATTGACTCAGCAGGAATTTTACGAGTCGCTGGATCGAAAGGATTTCATGTTTATTCAATTGACAGATCGTGCGGTAATTCCAAATATGATGTATCAACTGCGAAAAATTTATCCCAATATTTTAGGGGTGGAGCGTGTTTATGGACGAGAAAATGACCAAAAGATCCTAGCAAAAGAGATCAGTGTGAAGCAACTGTCTCCGTTGGAATTGAGCAAACAGTTTTTTGAAGAGATGACCGAAGAGGAGCTTACAAATCAACAGGAACAATGGTTGAACGAGTCTCTTGATGCCATTCAGCAAAAGGAAAGAGGGAAATAA